In Vigna angularis cultivar LongXiaoDou No.4 chromosome 8, ASM1680809v1, whole genome shotgun sequence, one DNA window encodes the following:
- the LOC108344639 gene encoding isoflavone 7-O-glucosyltransferase 1-like (The RefSeq protein has 9 substitutions compared to this genomic sequence), with protein MKDTIVLYPNIGRGHLVSMVELGKLILSHHPSLSITILILTPSPNATFTLASNSNAQYIAAVSATIPAITFHSVPMAQLPLDTHSLPPHLISVDLSRHSTHNVALALQSLVKGSNIKALVMDFLNFSNPKTLTENLTTNIPTFFYYTSAASSLVVLFHMSTTLPKQIKDEQFLLHFPGLPAISTDDFPNESLDPLNYTNQIFSQIAEAMKGSSGIIINTCEAIEEKAIAVLNDDGTVPPLFCVGPVISASYGEKDKGCLSWLESQPSQSVVLLCFGSMGLFSREQLKEMAIGLEKSQQRFLWVVRTELECGDSVEEKPSLNELLPEGFLERTKEKGLVVRDWAPQREILSHDSVGGFVTHCGWNSVLESVCEGVPMVAWPLYAEQKLNRVFMVQEMKVALALKEEKDGSVSGSELGERLKELMESDKGKEIRQKVFKMKLSAAEALGERGTSRVALNKLATLWETSYFTI; from the coding sequence ATGAAAGACACCATTGTTCTGTACCCTAACATTGGTAGGGGTCACCTAGTGTCCATGGTGGAGCTAGGCAAGCTCATTCTATCCCACCACCCTTCTCTTTCCATCACCATCCTCATCCTCACCCCATCCCCCAACGCCACTTTCACCCTAGCCTGCAACTCCAACGCCCAATACATCGCCGCCGTCTCCGCCACCATCCCCGCTATCACTTTCCACAGCGTTCCCATGGCCCAACTCCCCCTCGACAACCCTTCCCTCCCCCCTCACCTCATCTCCCTCGAACTCTCCCGACACAGCACCCACAACGTTGCCCTTGCACTCCAAAGCCTCGTCAAAGGCTCCAACATCAAAGCCCTTGTCATGGACTTCTTAAACTTCAGCAACCCCAAAACTCTCACTGAAAATCTCACCACAAACATCCCCACTTTCTTCTACTACACATCCGCAGCCTCCAGCCTCGTTGTGCTTTTTCATATGTCCACCACTCTCCCAAAACAAATCAAAGATCAACAGTTTCTACTTCACTTCCCAGGGTTGCCTGCTATCTCCACCGATGACTTTCCAAACGAATCCCTCGATCCTTTGAGCTACACTAACCAGATTTTCTCTCAGATAGCGGAAGCCATGAAGGGTAGTTCTGGGATTATAATAAACACTTGTGAAGCGATTGAAGAGAAAGCCATTGCAGTGTTGAACGACGATGGGACCGTGCCTCCGTTGTTTTGTGTGGGCCCCGTGATTTCTGCATCATATGGGGAAAAGGACAAAGGATGTCTGAGTTGGCTCGAGTCGCAACCGAGTCAGAGCGTGGTGTTGTTGTGTTTCGGAAGCATGGGTTTGTTCTCGAGGGAGCAGTTGAAGGAGATGGCTATTGGGTTAGAGAAGAGCCAGCAAAGGTTCTTGTGGGTGGTGAGGACCGAGTTGGAATGTGGTGACTCGGTGGAGGAGAAACCGAGTCTGGACGAGTTGTTGCCAGAAGGATTTTTGGAGAGGACGAAGGAGAAGGGGTTGGTGGTGCGGGACTGGGCCCCACAGAGGGAGATTCTGAGTCATGACTCAGTGGGGGGGTTTGTGACTCACTGCGGGTGGAACTCGGTGCTGGAATCCGTGTGCGAAGGGGTGCCAATGGTGGCGTGGCCATTGTACGCCGAGCAGAAGCTGAATAGGGTGTTTATGGTTCAGGAAATGAAAGTTGCTTTGGCGCTGAAGGAGGAGAAAGATGGGTCAGTGAGTGGGAGTGAGTTGGAGGAGCGACTGAAGGAACTCATGGAATCGGACAAGGGGAAAGAAATTCGTCAGAAGGTTTTCAAGATGAAACTCAGTGCTGCAGAAGCATTGGGTGAACGTGGAACTTCACGTGTTGCGTTGAATAAGTTGGCTACTTTATGGGAAACGAGTTATTTCACTATTTAA